In the Arthrobacter zhaoxinii genome, one interval contains:
- a CDS encoding GNAT family N-acetyltransferase — MTTNDIAISRNDGLGRYELLLDGDLVGIAEYEVEPDDSVALTHTQMEPDYRNQGYSSRLAKYAVDDIIRGGGRIKPYCTYMAAYLRKHPEYSHHVSWPQD; from the coding sequence ATGACTACCAATGACATCGCCATCTCGCGCAATGACGGGCTGGGGCGGTACGAGCTGCTGCTGGACGGTGACCTCGTGGGGATTGCCGAATACGAGGTGGAGCCGGACGACTCTGTAGCGCTGACCCATACGCAGATGGAACCGGACTACCGGAACCAGGGCTACTCATCCCGGCTGGCGAAATACGCGGTGGATGACATCATCAGGGGCGGAGGCCGGATCAAGCCGTACTGCACCTACATGGCCGCCTACCTCCGCAAGCACCCGGAATACAGCCATCACGTTTCGTGGCCGCAGGACTGA
- a CDS encoding inorganic phosphate transporter → MATVLLAGVVLLAGAYAFLNGFHDASNSVATSVRTRALTPTVAIILAAAFNLLGALVSTALAVALTVRFVDLPAGPEGLGILIAGLLAACGWGVWTWWRRMPSSSTHALVGGLVGSGAASTLVGGQNIAESNRLIWEQLALPLLVSPVVAFALAYLLVFPATWLMRYSSPRRGDAGNRIAQSVFTSAFSLGHGIQDGQRTMAVVVLALLAAGQTLETDIPLWVQLFAALALAGGTLFGGWRITHTLGYRLVRMDPLRGMSAQAVSSTMLFLGALWLHIPLSSTQTMTSAIVGAGTNQRFSTVRLIPLREILVTWLVTAPVTAVLGGILLLALSPLL, encoded by the coding sequence GTGGCCACCGTCCTCCTGGCCGGCGTCGTCCTGCTCGCCGGAGCCTATGCCTTCCTCAACGGCTTCCATGACGCCTCCAACTCGGTGGCCACCTCCGTCCGTACGCGGGCCCTGACGCCCACCGTCGCCATCATCCTGGCCGCCGCCTTCAATCTTCTGGGCGCCCTGGTCAGCACGGCCCTGGCCGTTGCCCTGACTGTACGGTTTGTGGACCTTCCGGCGGGTCCTGAAGGGCTGGGCATCCTGATAGCCGGACTGCTGGCGGCGTGCGGCTGGGGCGTGTGGACCTGGTGGCGGCGGATGCCGTCTTCATCCACCCATGCGCTGGTGGGCGGACTGGTGGGGTCCGGTGCGGCCTCGACCCTGGTGGGCGGTCAGAACATCGCGGAGTCCAACCGGCTGATCTGGGAGCAGCTGGCCCTGCCGCTGCTGGTCTCGCCCGTAGTTGCCTTTGCACTGGCGTACCTGCTGGTTTTTCCGGCCACCTGGCTCATGCGTTACAGCTCTCCGCGCCGCGGCGACGCCGGAAACCGGATAGCGCAGTCCGTGTTCACCTCCGCCTTCTCCCTGGGCCACGGCATCCAGGACGGGCAGCGGACCATGGCCGTTGTGGTGCTCGCCCTGCTGGCGGCCGGCCAGACGCTGGAAACCGACATCCCCCTCTGGGTGCAGCTGTTCGCAGCCCTTGCCCTGGCCGGCGGCACCCTCTTCGGCGGCTGGCGGATCACCCATACGCTGGGCTACCGGCTCGTGCGGATGGATCCGCTGCGGGGCATGAGCGCCCAGGCAGTCAGTTCCACCATGCTCTTCCTGGGAGCCCTCTGGCTGCACATCCCGCTGTCCAGTACGCAGACCATGACCTCGGCCATCGTGGGCGCGGGCACCAACCAGCGTTTTTCCACCGTCCGTTTGATCCCGCTGCGGGAAATCCTCGTCACCTGGCTGGTCACCGCCCCGGTGACCGCGGTGCTCGGCGGAATCCTGCTGCTGGCCCTCAGCCCGCTCCTGTAG
- a CDS encoding CDGSH iron-sulfur domain-containing protein produces MSVPAAGPAEHDDAMPEPGDVQADADTPAWEKREGSAPASIVACPNGPLLIRGDFEIVTPDGIPVPRDRETVALCRCGGSAIKPYCDGTHKLMKFDTTRRRPVPEPARRAAEEAAG; encoded by the coding sequence GTGAGCGTCCCCGCAGCCGGTCCTGCTGAGCACGACGACGCCATGCCGGAGCCGGGGGACGTCCAGGCCGATGCCGACACCCCTGCCTGGGAGAAGCGGGAAGGCTCCGCCCCTGCCTCCATCGTGGCCTGCCCCAACGGCCCCCTGCTGATCCGCGGAGACTTTGAGATTGTGACGCCGGACGGGATTCCCGTGCCGCGGGACCGGGAAACCGTGGCTTTGTGCCGCTGCGGCGGTTCGGCGATCAAACCCTACTGCGACGGCACCCACAAGCTGATGAAGTTCGATACCACCCGCCGTCGTCCGGTGCCGGAACCTGCGCGCCGGGCTGCGGAAGAAGCCGCGGGATAA
- a CDS encoding HPr family phosphocarrier protein has product MAERKATVASRVGLHARPASIFAEAAAAQPVEVTIGMEGDPAEEAMDASSMLSLMSLGASHGDVVVLRADGEGAEAALEDLAKILETDLDAP; this is encoded by the coding sequence ATGGCAGAACGCAAAGCCACAGTGGCCAGTCGAGTTGGACTCCACGCCCGGCCGGCATCGATCTTCGCTGAAGCGGCAGCCGCCCAGCCCGTTGAAGTGACCATAGGGATGGAAGGGGACCCGGCGGAGGAGGCGATGGACGCCTCCAGCATGCTGTCCCTGATGAGCCTGGGCGCGTCACACGGCGATGTAGTGGTGCTGCGTGCGGACGGTGAGGGGGCGGAAGCTGCCCTGGAGGACCTGGCGAAGATCCTCGAAACGGATCTGGATGCCCCCTAG
- a CDS encoding iron-containing redox enzyme family protein, producing the protein MKIPAPRGRVSATLIDLLQNRGGTGHANAYGSLNLLVDEALAATADLLRDEDLQLALFCLYELHYSGLDGVEDAAEWDPELIRVRARLEAALEDVLRRTVPVPELPSPESEAVAKTLFDLAANDDGPSVSRFVASKASVEQLREFLILRSVYQLKEADPHSWAIPRLPVGRAKAALIEIQADEYGGGRVERMHSKLFGTTMEGLGLDSSYGYYIDQVPALTLASSNAMSLFGLNRRLRGAISGHLAAFEMTSSIPNAFYARGFRRHGFSDDVTYYFDEHVEADAVHEQIAARDLAGGLAEAEPDLLADVIFGAATVLAIDALLGEDQLKAWQAGESALLAPLPNCDGTADAALATSAAAGGATA; encoded by the coding sequence ATGAAGATTCCCGCCCCGAGAGGGCGCGTCAGCGCCACCCTGATCGACCTTCTGCAGAACCGCGGCGGCACAGGCCACGCCAACGCCTACGGGTCCCTGAACCTGCTGGTGGACGAAGCGCTTGCCGCCACTGCGGATCTGCTCCGCGACGAAGACCTCCAGCTGGCCCTGTTCTGCCTGTACGAGCTGCATTACAGCGGACTGGACGGAGTTGAGGACGCAGCGGAATGGGATCCCGAACTGATCCGCGTGCGGGCACGGCTGGAGGCAGCCCTCGAGGATGTGCTGCGCCGTACGGTGCCCGTCCCCGAGCTTCCGTCACCGGAAAGCGAAGCCGTCGCCAAGACGCTCTTTGACCTGGCAGCCAACGACGACGGTCCCAGCGTCTCCCGTTTCGTCGCCAGCAAGGCCAGCGTGGAGCAGCTTCGCGAGTTCCTGATCCTGCGCTCGGTGTACCAGCTGAAGGAAGCGGATCCGCACAGCTGGGCCATTCCGCGCCTGCCGGTGGGCCGCGCAAAGGCAGCGTTGATCGAAATCCAGGCAGATGAGTACGGCGGCGGACGGGTCGAACGGATGCATTCGAAGCTGTTCGGCACCACCATGGAAGGCCTGGGCCTCGATTCCAGCTACGGGTACTACATTGACCAGGTTCCCGCCCTGACCCTGGCCTCCTCCAACGCGATGTCGCTCTTCGGGCTGAACCGCCGCCTGCGCGGGGCCATCTCCGGGCACCTGGCGGCGTTCGAGATGACGTCCTCGATACCCAACGCGTTCTACGCCCGCGGGTTCCGCAGGCACGGCTTCAGCGACGACGTCACCTATTACTTCGACGAACACGTCGAAGCGGATGCCGTGCACGAACAGATTGCTGCCCGTGACCTGGCCGGCGGCCTGGCCGAGGCGGAACCCGATCTGCTGGCCGACGTCATCTTCGGCGCCGCGACCGTCCTGGCCATCGATGCCCTGCTCGGCGAAGACCAGCTGAAGGCCTGGCAGGCAGGCGAATCAGCTTTGCTGGCACCCCTGCCGAACTGCGACGGCACTGCAGACGCAGCGCTGGCCACTTCGGCAGCGGCCGGCGGAGCAACAGCGTGA
- a CDS encoding DUF47 domain-containing protein, whose protein sequence is MKLQLFPQENAGLELLSRMASQLLRGTGVLAEILGADPEEFDRLTEQLHQIDAETTDLHFALMTQMRTSFINPLPREDLYELSLLLMSAMECLDASAETISLYKLTGVSRRASEQLEVIGRQAELTASAMRRLASLEDLEEYWIEMLRLARRAERSRRIWVAELMREHKPMAYARHRDLADQLSGTTAQLRRTATFVGGILVRES, encoded by the coding sequence GTGAAACTTCAACTGTTCCCCCAAGAGAACGCCGGCCTTGAGCTGCTCTCCCGCATGGCGTCGCAGCTCTTGCGCGGCACCGGGGTGCTGGCCGAAATCCTCGGTGCAGACCCGGAGGAATTCGACCGGCTCACCGAGCAGCTGCATCAGATTGATGCTGAAACCACCGATCTGCACTTCGCCCTGATGACGCAGATGCGGACCAGCTTCATCAATCCCCTTCCCCGTGAAGACCTGTATGAGCTGTCCCTGCTCCTGATGTCTGCCATGGAATGCCTGGATGCTTCCGCGGAAACCATCTCCCTCTACAAGCTCACCGGCGTGTCCCGCCGCGCTTCGGAGCAGCTGGAAGTCATCGGCAGGCAGGCTGAGCTCACCGCTTCCGCCATGCGCCGGCTCGCTTCGCTCGAGGATCTGGAAGAGTACTGGATCGAGATGCTCCGGCTGGCCCGGCGGGCCGAGCGGTCCCGCCGGATCTGGGTGGCGGAGCTGATGCGCGAGCACAAGCCGATGGCCTATGCCAGGCACCGGGACCTGGCCGACCAGCTTTCGGGAACCACCGCCCAGCTCCGCCGCACTGCCACGTTTGTGGGCGGCATCCTCGTCCGGGAATCCTAG
- the ptsP gene encoding phosphoenolpyruvate--protein phosphotransferase — MRTIQGIGVSAGRVLGPSRRMPPPVPEPDAEAKPGPDSTVDGEKARLKEAAEAVRGDLLHRAETASGDAKAVLDATAMMASDPMLLKAAGKHINAGMATDRAIWEAGMEVAAMLQSLGGYMAERTQDVLDVRSRIVAELNGLPAPGIPASDVPFILTAVELAPADTATLDPAMVIGLVTSEGGPQSHTAILARSLGLPAVVGAPGADEVADEAEIYLDGTSGTVVVEPGDEERAAAQKYASRSSLPVFNGTGATSDGHQVPLLANVGSGKDARAAAEAGAEGIGLLRTEFCFLGRDTEPTIEEQVAAYGAVFEAFPGRKVVIRTLDAGADKPLPFLTDATEPNPALGVRGYRTDYVSPGVLARQLEAIAAAAGAHTADVWVMAPMISTAEEAADFAVMCAGAGLGMPGVMVEVPAAALMSEAILSRVRFASLGTNDLTQYTMASDRQLGSLASLNDPWQPAVLQLISATVAGAARATALEPAAGTRTVGVCGEAAADPALAVVLAGMGVNTLSMTPRALSGVGAVLGSVTLEEAKELAARALAAHSAAEARTIVRSRLPLLEQLGL, encoded by the coding sequence ATGCGGACCATCCAGGGAATCGGAGTCAGCGCCGGACGTGTCCTCGGCCCGTCGCGCCGGATGCCGCCTCCGGTACCCGAGCCCGACGCCGAGGCGAAACCCGGGCCGGACAGTACCGTGGACGGTGAGAAAGCCCGCCTCAAGGAGGCCGCTGAAGCGGTCCGGGGTGATCTGCTGCACCGGGCGGAAACTGCCTCCGGAGACGCCAAGGCGGTCCTGGATGCCACGGCCATGATGGCCTCCGATCCAATGCTGCTTAAGGCCGCGGGAAAACACATCAATGCGGGCATGGCAACGGACCGGGCCATCTGGGAAGCGGGCATGGAGGTAGCAGCAATGCTCCAAAGCCTGGGCGGCTACATGGCGGAACGGACGCAGGACGTGCTCGACGTCCGCTCCCGGATTGTCGCCGAGCTGAACGGACTGCCGGCTCCCGGGATACCGGCCTCCGATGTTCCCTTCATCCTCACGGCGGTGGAACTGGCCCCGGCCGACACCGCAACACTGGATCCGGCAATGGTGATCGGGCTGGTCACCAGCGAGGGCGGGCCGCAGTCCCACACCGCGATCCTTGCCCGCTCCCTGGGGCTGCCCGCCGTGGTGGGTGCGCCCGGCGCGGACGAGGTGGCCGATGAGGCGGAAATTTACCTCGACGGCACGTCGGGCACCGTGGTGGTGGAACCCGGCGACGAGGAACGCGCAGCAGCGCAGAAATACGCCTCTCGCTCGTCGCTGCCGGTCTTCAACGGTACGGGGGCAACTTCCGACGGCCATCAGGTGCCCCTGTTGGCCAATGTCGGTTCCGGAAAGGACGCGCGTGCCGCCGCGGAAGCCGGGGCCGAGGGAATCGGCCTGCTCCGCACGGAATTCTGCTTCCTTGGCCGCGATACGGAACCCACCATCGAGGAACAGGTGGCCGCCTACGGGGCGGTCTTCGAAGCATTTCCCGGCCGGAAGGTCGTCATCCGGACCCTCGACGCCGGCGCGGACAAGCCGCTCCCGTTCCTGACGGATGCCACGGAGCCCAACCCGGCCCTGGGCGTCCGCGGCTACCGGACGGATTACGTCTCCCCCGGCGTCCTCGCCCGCCAGCTGGAAGCCATCGCCGCGGCTGCAGGCGCGCACACCGCCGATGTCTGGGTGATGGCACCCATGATTTCCACCGCCGAGGAGGCCGCGGACTTCGCCGTAATGTGCGCCGGAGCCGGGCTCGGCATGCCCGGAGTGATGGTGGAGGTGCCGGCCGCGGCACTTATGTCCGAAGCCATCCTGTCCCGGGTGCGGTTCGCCAGTCTGGGCACGAATGACCTCACGCAGTACACCATGGCTTCGGACCGGCAACTGGGTTCATTGGCGTCCCTGAACGACCCGTGGCAGCCGGCCGTCCTGCAGCTGATTTCCGCCACCGTTGCCGGGGCGGCGCGTGCCACGGCCCTGGAGCCGGCGGCCGGCACCAGGACAGTCGGGGTCTGCGGTGAGGCGGCGGCGGACCCGGCACTCGCCGTCGTCCTCGCAGGTATGGGCGTGAATACGCTGTCCATGACTCCCAGGGCGCTGTCCGGTGTCGGCGCCGTCCTGGGATCCGTGACCCTGGAAGAGGCGAAGGAACTGGCCGCAAGGGCCCTGGCAGCACACTCTGCCGCTGAAGCACGGACGATTGTGCGCAGCCGCCTTCCCCTCCTTGAACAGCTCGGCCTGTGA
- the pstB gene encoding phosphate ABC transporter ATP-binding protein PstB, with protein sequence MSKRIDVKDLNVYYGNFLAVQDVNINIEPRSVTAFIGPSGCGKSTFLRTLNRMHEVLPGARVEGEVLLDGENLYGPGVDPVTVRSHVGMVFQRPNPFPTMSIRDNVLAGVKLNNKRISKSDADALVEKSLTGANLWKEVRDRLDKPGSGLSGGQQQRLCIARAIAVSPEVILMDEPCSALDPISTLAIEDLIEELKSEYTVVIVTHNMQQAARVSDKTAFFNIAGTGKPGRLIEYADTPVIFSNPAEQATEDYVSGRFG encoded by the coding sequence ATGTCCAAGCGCATCGACGTCAAAGACCTGAACGTCTACTACGGAAATTTCCTCGCCGTCCAGGACGTCAACATCAACATTGAGCCCCGCTCCGTGACTGCTTTCATCGGCCCGTCCGGCTGCGGCAAGTCCACCTTCCTGCGCACCCTGAACCGGATGCACGAAGTCCTTCCCGGAGCCCGCGTGGAGGGAGAAGTGCTGCTGGACGGAGAGAACCTCTACGGCCCCGGCGTCGATCCCGTGACCGTCCGAAGCCACGTGGGCATGGTGTTCCAGCGGCCCAACCCGTTCCCCACCATGTCCATCCGGGACAACGTCCTGGCCGGCGTGAAGCTGAACAACAAGCGGATCTCCAAGTCCGATGCGGATGCCCTCGTGGAAAAATCCCTCACCGGCGCCAACCTCTGGAAGGAGGTCCGGGACCGCCTGGATAAGCCCGGCTCCGGACTTTCGGGCGGCCAGCAGCAGCGCCTGTGCATAGCCCGCGCCATCGCGGTCTCGCCGGAGGTGATCCTCATGGATGAGCCCTGCTCCGCCCTGGATCCCATTTCGACCCTGGCCATCGAGGACCTCATCGAGGAACTGAAGAGCGAGTACACGGTGGTGATCGTTACGCACAACATGCAGCAGGCGGCACGCGTCTCGGATAAGACGGCGTTCTTCAACATTGCCGGCACCGGCAAGCCCGGTCGGCTGATCGAATACGCGGACACCCCGGTCATCTTCAGCAATCCCGCAGAACAGGCCACGGAAGACTACGTCTCCGGCCGTTTCGGGTAG
- the pstA gene encoding phosphate ABC transporter permease PstA, which produces MLDTTSALTRPGSMLSKNRLPRYTPWIVLAAALVLGAALSALIGFSVAAFAIFTAVLFVIGGTVTTWIVEGKRHAVDRLATNLVCGAFLLALLPLVSVIFTVLVRGLPGLSPDFLLTSMGGMTGAVDNATAENGTEVLGGAYHGIVGTLLITFWATVISVPVGLLAAVYLVEYSRGGTLSRAITFFVDVMTGIPSIVAGLFAAAFFGLVFGPGTRTGFVAAVALSVLMIPVVVRSTEEMLKIVPNELREASYALGVRKWRTILKVVVPTAISGIASGVTLAIARVIGETAPLLVTAGFVNTINFNAFAGWMSTLPTFIYRQLMSPTSPTNTDPSTQRAWAAALILIIMVMLLNLGARLIARIFAPRTSR; this is translated from the coding sequence ATGCTCGATACAACCTCCGCCCTTACCCGTCCCGGATCCATGCTGAGCAAGAATCGGCTGCCCCGCTATACGCCGTGGATCGTCCTGGCTGCGGCGCTGGTCCTGGGTGCGGCGCTGTCCGCCCTGATCGGGTTTTCCGTGGCGGCCTTCGCCATCTTCACCGCTGTGCTTTTCGTTATCGGCGGCACAGTGACCACCTGGATTGTGGAAGGGAAGCGGCACGCGGTGGACCGTCTGGCCACGAACCTGGTCTGCGGCGCATTCCTGCTGGCCCTGCTTCCTCTGGTATCGGTGATCTTCACCGTCCTGGTCCGCGGCCTGCCCGGCCTCAGCCCGGACTTCCTGCTGACCTCCATGGGCGGTATGACCGGTGCCGTGGACAACGCCACCGCGGAGAACGGAACGGAGGTGCTCGGCGGCGCCTACCACGGCATTGTGGGCACCCTGCTGATCACCTTCTGGGCCACTGTCATCTCGGTGCCGGTGGGCCTGCTGGCCGCCGTCTACCTGGTGGAATACAGCCGCGGCGGAACGCTTTCGCGGGCCATCACGTTCTTCGTTGACGTGATGACCGGCATTCCGTCGATCGTGGCCGGGCTGTTCGCTGCGGCGTTCTTCGGGCTGGTTTTCGGGCCGGGCACGCGGACCGGCTTCGTTGCCGCCGTCGCCCTGTCTGTCCTGATGATCCCGGTGGTGGTCCGTTCCACCGAGGAAATGCTGAAGATTGTGCCCAATGAACTCCGGGAGGCGTCGTATGCCCTGGGCGTGCGCAAGTGGCGGACCATCCTGAAGGTCGTGGTCCCCACGGCAATTTCCGGCATCGCCTCCGGCGTGACCCTGGCCATCGCGCGCGTGATCGGCGAAACGGCTCCGCTGCTGGTCACCGCTGGCTTCGTCAACACCATCAACTTCAATGCCTTTGCGGGCTGGATGAGCACGCTGCCCACTTTCATTTACCGGCAGCTGATGAGCCCCACCTCCCCGACCAACACGGATCCCAGTACCCAGCGGGCCTGGGCGGCGGCCCTGATCCTGATCATCATGGTGATGCTGCTGAACCTCGGCGCCCGCCTGATAGCCCGGATCTTCGCCCCCCGGACCTCCCGCTAA